The proteins below come from a single Felis catus isolate Fca126 chromosome A1, F.catus_Fca126_mat1.0, whole genome shotgun sequence genomic window:
- the GPRIN1 gene encoding G protein-regulated inducer of neurite outgrowth 1 — protein sequence MRDSCPSQQKASPALLRHTPTQSPGMDSRHSSPIGAGEGASCSEGPGRSLACPSLTCIPPQEAATKETLGAHGALISGTQETTFSGKPDPVSSVNTDLSSLENRNPVFLEKMESKSSKQADSTSMGEEDAGPLRKAESMFIAKTEPAVLGKGDPVAPRRMDPVTPRKEDPGSLGKVDPVCSDKVDTVSPGKEGPVSATKVDPEFPRKEEPRYSGKELPVASREVASASVRKADLVSLRKKDPGPSRKMDPVSLLNADAASSEKTDPGSLGTLTPGSSGKTEPVSPGIAALGSSGRMDPTRLGMTDPASMGNTEIVSPTKEDPQFLGKVDPASSGKEDSMSTRVIKTMSAGQMGGPVFSGEMEPTSLKNMDPVSSGRVGPVSLGKVEPVSSGKPEPLSPGQAEPTSMGKTETVSSQKEDPVSSTKVDPISLGNTKTASSGKVNPESKGRIDPVPSGPETPKFVGTAGLSSSVKGEAVTGGEADPLSSEKAGPMASGMVGPTASGKADPLALGKADTVNRGKAETIPPGELDSVSSGKVDPMTLEKTVLASLGKAETVPEEKVDPVPPEKGNPVNSVKVDPRASGKAEPMAEGKAETKPLGQQGPAEKAEAASLQKEKPLALEKGEPESSGKADPIASGKVEPAVLGKANAPSKAEPSSSGKLGSLPLEKAEASSSRQSDGKPCGPGASPAGAGSGGGLLEPAPAPSTAVSSPGQKDPTVAGTEKSPGPEAAGPPVGPRTRDNFTKAPSWEASAPPPREDAGTQAGAQACVSVAVSPMSPQDGAGGPAFSFQAAPRAPSPAPRPPSRRDAGLQVSLGAAETRSVATGPMTPQAAAPPAAPPAFPEVRVRPGSALAAAVAPQEAAEPVRDVSWDEKGMTWEVYGASMEVEVLGMAIQKHLERQIEEHGRQGAPAPPPAARPGPGRAGSVRAAPPEGPAKRPPGLFRALLQSVRRPRCCSRAGPTAE from the coding sequence ATGAGGgactcctgcccctcccagcaaAAGGCCAGCCCTGCACTCCTGAGGCACACCCCTACCCAAAGCCCAGGCATGGACTCTAGACACAGCAGCCCCattggggctggggaaggggcctcCTGTTCTGAGGGCCCTGGCAGGAGCTtggcctgcccctccctgacctgCATCCCTCCCCAAGAGGCAGCCACCAAGGAGACATTGGGGGCACATGGAGCCTTGATCTCAGGGACACAAGAAACCACCTTCTCTGGGAAGCCAGACCCTGTGTCCTCAGTGAACACTGATCTCTCATCCTTGGAGAATAGAAATCCTGTGTTTTTAGAGAAGATGGAATCCAAGTCTTCAAAGCAGGCAGATTCCACTTCCATGGGAGAGGAAGATGCTGGGCCCTTGAGAAAGGCAGAATCCATGTTTATAGCAAAAACAGAGCCTGCAGTCTTGGGAAAAGGGGATCCTGTGGCTCCTAGAAGGATGGACCCTGTGACCCCAAGAAAGGAGGATCCTGGATCCTTGGGAAAGGTAGATCCTGTGTGTTCTGACAAGGTGGATACAGTGTCCCCAGGGAAGGAGGGTCCTGTATCTGCTACCAAAGTGGATCCTGAGTTCCCAAGAAAGGAGGAGCCCAGGTATTCAGGAAAAGAGCTTCCTGTGGCCTCAAGAGAGGTGGCTTCTGCATCTGTGAGAAAGGCAGATCTTGTGTCCTTGAGAAAGAAAGATCCTGGGCCCTCAAGAAAGATGGATCCTGTGTCCTTGCTAAACGCAGATGCTGCATCTTCAGAAAAGACAGATCCTGGGTCTTTGGGAACACTGACTCCAGGGTCATCAGGCAAAACCGAGCCTGTCTCCCCTGGAATAGCAGCTCTGGGGTCCTCAGGAAGGATGGATCCTACTCGCTTGGGGATGACAGATCCTGCATCTATGGGAAATACAGAAATTGTGTCTCCCACAAAAGAGGACCCTCAGTTCCTGGGGAAGGTGGACCCTGCCTCCTCAGGAAAGGAAGATTCCATGTCGACGAGAGTGATAAAAACTATGTCTGCTGGGCAGATGGGTGGTCCTGTGTTTTCAGGAGAGATGGAACCcacatctttgaaaaatatggatCCTGTGTCTTCAGGCAGGGTGGGACCGGTTTCTTTGGGGAAGGTGGAGCCTGTGTCCTCAGGAAAGCCAGAGCCCTTGTCTCCCGGGCAGGCAGAGCCAACGTCCATGGGAAAGACAGAGACCGTATCATCACAAAAGGAGGACCCAGTATCCTCCACAAAGGTGGACCCCATTTCTCTGGGAAATACAAAAACAGCATCTTCTGGAAAAGTGAACCCTGAATCGAAAGGAAGAATAGACCCAGTGCCCTCAGGTCCAGAGACTCCCAAATTCGTGGGGACAGCAGGACTCTCATCCTCTGTAAAAGGCGAGGCAGTGACTGGGGGGGAAGCAGATCCACTGTCCTCAGAGAAGGCAGGTCCTATGGCCTCTGGAATGGTGGGTCCCACAGCCTCAGGGAAGGCTGATCCCCTGGCCTTGGGCAAGGCAGACACTGTGAACAGAGGGAAGGCAGAAACTATTCCCCCTGGGGAACTGGACTCTGTGTCTTCAGGAAAAGTGGACCCCATGACTCTAGAAAAAACTGTCCTGGCATCCTTGGGAAAAGCAGAAACTGTGCCAGAGGAGAAGGTGGATCCTGTGCCTCCAGAAAAGGGGAATCCTGTGAACTCTGTAAAGGTGGATCCCCGGGCCTCGGGGAAGGCAGAACCCATGGCTGAGGGCAAAGCAGAAACAAAGCCCCTTGGGCAGCAGGGCCCTGCGGAAAAAGCAGAGGCTGCATCTCTGCAGAAGGAAAAGCCACTGGctttggagaaaggggagccaGAATCCTCAGGAAAAGCAGACCCTATTGCCTCTGGGAAAGTGGAGCCTGCGGTCCTGGGGAAGGCCAACGCTCCAAGCAAAGCAGAGCCCTCATCCTCCGGGAAGTTGGGCTCCCTGCCTCTGGAGAAGGCGGAGGCCTCCTCTTCCAGGCAGTCAGATGGCAAACCCTGCGGCCCAGGCGCTTCTCCCGCGGGTGCCGGTAGCGGCGGAGGCCTCCTGGAGCCAGCGCCAGCGCCCAGCACAGCGGTCTCCAGCCCAGGCCAGAAAGACCCGACGGTCGCCGGGACCGAGAAAAGCCCCGGCCCAGAGGCCGCAGGGCCCCCGGTGGGGCCACGGACTCGCGACAACTTCACTAAGGCGCCGTCGTGGGAGGCCAGCGCCCCGCCGCCGCGCGAGGACGCGGGCACGCAGGCGGGCGCACAGGCCTGCGTGTCGGTGGCCGTGAGCCCCATGTCTCCGCAGGACGGCGCGGGCGGCCCGGCCTTCAGCTTCCAGGCGGCGCCTCGCGCGCCCAGCCCCGCGCCCAGGCCGCCCTCGCGCCGGGACGCGGGCCTGCAGGTGTCGCTGGGCGCCGCCGAGACGCGCTCGGTGGCCACCGGGCCCATGACGCCGCAGGCAGCCGCGCCGCCCGCCGCGCCGCCCGCCTTCCCCGAAGTGCGGGTGCGGCCCGGCTCCGCACTGGCAGCCGCCGTGGCGCCCCAGGAGGCAGCCGAGCCCGTGCGCGACGTGAGCTGGGACGAAAAGGGCATGACGTGGGAGGTGTACGGCGCCTCCATGGAGGTGGAGGTGCTGGGCATGGCCATCCAGAAGCATCTGGAGCGACAGATCGAGGAGCACGGCCGCCAAGGGGCGCCCGcaccgccgcccgccgcccgtcCGGGCCCCGGCCGTGCGGGCTCCGTGCGCGCCGCACCCCCAGAGGGTCCCGCCAAGCGCCCGCCTGGCCTCTTCCGCGCGCTGCTGCAGAGTGTGCGCCGCCCGCGGTGCTGCTCCCGAGCCGGACCCACGGCCGAGTGA
- the CDHR2 gene encoding cadherin-related family member 2 isoform X3 — translation MGSHRRGNQHDVIKRPQSAEAFWLVAQDRDQDPLTYGISGQFAYFFSVTPATGEVKLASPLDYETLYLFAITISVSDGRNNPVQKEMHVIVEDRNDNAPVFQNTGFSTKINETLPVGSLVFSVMAKDPDTESAGAVVYSIQAVIPSTGDSQHLFRILPNGSIILNGNLSYNNKSAFYQLELEACDSGGIYNNSLITQCSSPVFLSISVVDQPDLDPQFIREFYSASVAEDAPQGTSVLKVEAVDSDRGINSQMIYSISNSTRPGLFDIRPDGVITVSGSLDREQLLEEDEEVKVRVTATEKHQNIYGQDAKVSIWVTLRVTDVNDHKPEFYNCSLPACTFTPQDTQVNFTGYVDEHASTRIPIDDLTMVVYDPDKGSNGTFLLSMRGPDAEAFSVSPERAAGSMDVQVLVRAPALVDYEKQTVMLVQVVATDSVSGNSSVALVTIHIRDVNDHRPTFTHSLYNLSVSENSPDGTVVTNSIHAFDPDTGDGGRITYSLLPGNGADVFEVDPDSGTVTVRNSELLDREKQAVYYLTLQATDGGNMSTSTTLHIILLDVNDNPPVVTGSYNIFVQEEGNVFVTIQAHDNDQPDTNNSHLHFSLLPGPYSHNFSVDPDKGILRNLGPLDREAIEPALGGRIVLTVLVADCGVPVLSTEVNITINVEDINDNLPVFNQSIYSFSVKERDPGELVGVLKAWDADQTEANNRISFSLSGSGANNFVLQGSVLEAGWAEGRLRLPSDVSLDYETQPFFNLTVSAENPDPHGREATAEILVAVEDVNDEPPTLDSASLRGVRVAENGSQRGLVAEVVARDVDTMAQLEIELVNVICTKAGVNVGSLCRGWFSVSANGSVFINQSEAIDYETCDLVTLVVRACDLTTDLRFQAYSDNGSLAITIEDTNDNKPYFLPDNKTFVIIPELVVPNQQVASVQAKDDDSGNNGAILFSIFQVDFIAKDGTTTPFQGFFRVSTSLEANVFIGNIELVTNLDSTLQGTYQVTVEARDRPSVGPAQEAIITLNLFTVDQSYRVRLQFSMNKEEVGANMEEITAALIQATRTTVYVVSIQDIESMTRARGRSYLDAYFVFSNGSALTLDELSVMIRNDQDSLTRLLQLGLVVLGSQESQESDLPKLLSSVIIGLGVALLLVIVIMTVALVCTRKSYHRKLRAMKAAKEARRTAAGVMPSASAIPGTNMYTTERANPMLNLPTKDLNFESLSSSSDLDHMSLNSLDDNSVDLEKDKQKTKKEPLHSPVELETEPLGAVLSGRKVDTDGQQELSFTNAGLDTTDL, via the exons ACCCTGCCCGTCGGCTCCCTGGTGTTCTCTGTGATGGCCAAGGACCCGGACACGGAGTCTGCAGGAGCCGTGGTGTACTCCATACAGGCG GTCATCCCTAGCACTGGAGACAGCCAGCATCTCTTCAGGATCTTGCCCAATGGCTCCATCATCCTCAATGGCAACCTCAGCTACAACAACAAAAGTGCCTTCTATCAGCTGGAGCTGGAGGCCTGC GACTCAGGCGGCATATACAACAACAGCCtcatcacccagtgctcctcGCCTGTCTTCCTGTCCATCTCTGTGGTCGACCAGCCGGACTTGGACCCCCAATTTATCAGAGAGTTTTACTCAGCCTCTGTGGCTGAGGATGCACCCCAG GGAACCTCAGTGCTGAAGGTGGAGGCTGTGGATAGTGACAGAGGCATCAATTCCCAGATGATCTACAGCATTTCCA ACTCCACAAGGCCCGGCTTGTTTGACATCAGGCCAGATGGGGTGATCACGGTCAGTGGTTCCCTGGACCGTGAGCAGCTGCTGGAGGAGGATGAAGAGGTGAAGGTGCGGGTCACG GCCACCGAGAAGCACCAAAACATCTACGGGCAAGATGCCAAGGTGAGCATATGGGTCACGCTGAGGGTGACAGATGTCAATGATCACAAACCCGAGTTTTACAACTGCAGCCTCCCAGCCTGCACCTTCACCCCCCAAGACACCCAAGTCAACTTCACTGGCTATGTTGATGAGCATGCCTCCACCCGCATCCCCATCGATGACCTCACCATGGTCGTGTACGACCCAGACAAG GGCAGCAATGGCACCTTCCTGCTGTCCATGAGGGGCCCCGATGCCGAAGCCTTCAGTGTCTCCCCCGAGCGGGCGGCGGGCTCAATGGATGTGCAGGTGCTTGTGAGAGCTCCCGCACTGGTGGACTACGAGAAGCAGACAGTGATGCTGGTGCAG GTCGTGGCCACTGATTCAGTCAGTGGAAACTCCTCCGTTGCCCTGGTGACCATCCACATTAGGGATGTTAATGACCACAGACCCACATTCACCCACAGCTTGTACAACCTCAGTGTCTCGGAGAACAGTCCAGACGGCACTGTGGTCACCAACAGCATCCAT GCCTTCGACCCTGACACGGGTGATGGGGGCCGCATCACCTACAGCCTGCTTCCGGGGAACGG GGCAGACGTCTTTGAGGTGGATCCAGACTCAGGGACAGTGACAGTGAGGAACAGCGAGCTATTGGACCGTGAGAAGCAGGCTGTGTACTACCTCACGCTGCAGGCCACAGACGGCGGGAACATGTCGACCTCCACCACACTGCATATCATCCTGCTGGATGTCAATGACAACCCGCCTGTGGTCACCGGCTCCTACAACATCTTTGTCCAGGAGGAGGGCAATGTCTTTGTGACCATCCAG GCTCATGACAACGACCAGCCAGACACCAACAACAGCCATCTGCATTTCAGCCTGCTGCCTGGCCCCTACAGCCACAACTTCTCAGTGGACCCTGATAAAGGGATCCTCAGAAACCTGGGGCCCCTGGACCGAGAGGCCATTGAGCCTGCCCTGGGGGGCCGAATTGTGCTGACCGTGCTTGTGGCTGACTGTGGTGTGCCTGTCCTCAGCACTGAAGTCAATATCACCATCAACGTGGAG GACATCAATGACAATCTGCCCGTCTTCAACCAGTCCATCTATTCCTTCTCGGTGAAGGAGAGGGACCCAG GAGAGCTGGTGGGCGTGCTGAAGGCCTGGGATGCGGATCAGACGGAAGCCAACAACCGCATCAGCTTCAGTCTTTCAGGGAGTGGTGCCAACAACTTCGTGCTCCAAGGCTCGGTGCTGGAGGCTGGGTGGGCTGAGGGCCGCCTCCGGCTGCCCTCGGATGTGAGTCTGGACTACGAGACACAGCCCTTCTTCAATCTGACAGTGAGTGCTGAGAACCCAGACCCCCATGGGAGAGAGGCCACAGCAGAAATCCTTGTGGCTGTGGAGGATGTGAATGATGAACCGCCCACTCTGGACTCAGCCTCACTCCGGGGCGTCCGTGTGGCTGAGAATGGCTCTCAGCGTGGCCTGGTGGCTGAGGTGGTTGCTCGCGATGTGGATACCATGGCCCAGCTGGAGATAGAGCTTGTGAACGTCATCTGCACCAAGGCCGGGGTCAACGTGGGCAGCCTGTGCCGTGGCTGGTTCTCTGTGTCGGCCAATGGCTCTGTGTTCATCAATCAGAGTGAGGCCATTGACTATGAGACCTGTGACCTGGTCACGCTAGTCGTGCGGGCCTGTGACCTCACAACGGACCTCCGCTTCCAGGCCTACAGTGACAATG GAAGCCTCGCCATCACCATCGAGGACACGAATGATAATAAACCCTATTTTCTGCCTGACAATAAGACTTTTG TTATCATCCCAGAACTTGTGGTGCCCAACCAGCAGGTGGCTTCTGTCCAG GCCAAAGACGATGACTCAGGGAACAACGGGGCCATCCTGTTCTCCATCTTCCAAGTGGATTTCATCGCCAAGGATGGGACCACGACCCCTTTCCAGGGCTTCTTCCGGGTCTCCACCTCATTGGAGGCCAATGTGTTCATTGGCAACATTGA GCTGGTGACCAACCTCGATTCCACCCTCCAAGGCACCTACCAAGTGACAGTCGAGGCCCGGGACAGACCTTCTGTGGGTCCTGCTCAGGAAGCCATTATCACCCTGAAT CTCTTCACTGTGGACCAAAGTTACCGTGTAAGGTTGCAGTTCTCCATGAACAAGGAGGAGGTGGGCGCCAACATGGAAGAGATTACAGC GGCCCTCATTCAGGCCACCAGGACTACTGTCTACGTTGTGAGCATTCAGGACATAGAATCCATGACTCG GGCCCGGGGCCGTTCCTACCTCGATGCCTATTTTGTCTTCTCGAATGGGTCTGCCCTGACACTTGATGAGctgagtgt GATGATCCGGAATGACCAGGACTCCCTGACGCGGCTGCTGCAGCTGGGGCTGGTGGTGCTG GGCTCCCAGGAGAGCCAGGAGTCAGACCTGCCAAAGCTGCTCAGCAGTGTCATCATAGGACTGGGAGTGGCTTTGCTGCTGGTCATCGTGATCATGACTGTGGCCCTTGTGTGCACCCGGAAGAG CTACCACCGAAAGCTTCGGGCTATGAAGGCTGCCAAAGAGGCCCGGAGGACAGCAGCAGGGGTGATGCCCTCAGCTTCTGCCATCCCTGGGACTAACATGTATACCACTGAGCG GGCCAACCCTATGCTGAACCTCCCCACAAAGGATCTGAACTTCGAGTCCCTATCCTCCTCCAGTGACCTAGACCACATGAG CCTCAATTCCCTGGATGACAACTCTGTGGACCTGGAAAAGGACAAGCAGAAAACCAAG aAGGAGCCCCTACACAGTCCAGTGGAGCTAGAAACGGAACCCCTGGGTGCAGTGCTGTCAGGAAGGAAGGTGGACACAGATGGACAGCAGGAGCTCTCCTTCACCAATGCTGGCCTGGACACCACAGACCTGTGA